Genomic window (Phragmites australis chromosome 5, lpPhrAust1.1, whole genome shotgun sequence):
AGCAGAATCCACAACTAGCAGAAGTCCCAGGTCAAGCACTCCTGACAACTCAAGGTCGAAATCCTCGCCGCGCTTGCACAGTGAGACATTCAGTACGCAAGAATCAAACGACCCGACGACATCATCAGTTGATCAGACTCCTACAAGGGAAGACAATGCCATGGACCGCAACATGGAGGATTTAAATCATCAAGCAACTGTCATCTCTGGATCCTCAGCGGTGATGTCTGAGCTTGTGGGGGCCGAAGAGGAACCAGCTGCTGTGCAGTCGCTGCAAGAGGTTGAAGAGGACCAGGAAACACCTTCAGCGGATGGTTCGGTATGTGCAATtcctgaagaagaaaaaaattgccTGCTCCTGGTTTGTATGAAATATTGGGATAAAATTGGTGCGATAAGAAATTAAGAACAGATCAGAAATTGTTAGACACATTCTGGTCATCTGTTGTATAGACTAGTCCACATTTTTACTTCTTCGGGCACAGAATAATTCAGATAGTAAACAGTGCGGACTTGTTTTTCAGGATGGTACCAATTGTGAGAGCCCAGAGATGCAGTCCTGACTAATTATAAAAAAGAATCGGAAAATTGCCTTACCTATGCATTTGATTTTAGAATTATAGAATTGGCATGCTTCATAACATTGGCCTGCATTTTGTCCAATCACTGCATCAGTCAGATACATACGTTTCGGACAGTGAACACTTCATTCCGTTTTGCCAGGATGCTGGTAAGTTGGATGATGCCTTATATAAGAAACTGAAGGATGCGCTCATGGAGGCCAATAACCTCAAGCATGAGGCGTACGAAGAGACTCGTCGGCGTCAGATGGCGGAGCGCGATCTCGCCGAGGCGTCCAAGATAGTAAGTAAATCAAAGAAACGAAATTTAATCGCTTCCATGCGTCAAACAAATACACGCCGAACCATATGTAGCTCACCATGTATGATCTGATGATCTGATCCATGCAGGCCGATGACGCAGAGAGCTCGCACCAGAGAGAGGCGAAGCACCGGAAGGAGGTCGAGAAAATGCTAGCGAGAGAGCGCGCGGAGATGGAGCGGGACAGGCGAGAGCTCGACGACATACTCGAGCAGATACAGAAGGTGCACGACCGGAGCGCCGAGCTGGAGCTCCAGATCACAAACTCGGAGAGCATGATGAGCGACCTCGAGGTCAGGCTCTCGGAGTCGTACAACCTCCTCGACACGCTCCGGCGGGAGGGCCGGCAAGGAGATGCTTCGAGTGCACGAGAATGTATGGTGGAAAGCCTAGCCCAAGATGGTGATCAACGAGTGGGCTTCTTGCGGCTCGGTTACTCGGAGCTGGATGAGGCTACCAAGCATTTCGACGAGTCTGTCAGGATTGATGACGGCGACGGTGGCCGGGGCAAAGTGTACAGAGGGGACCTACGCAACATGACCGTCGCCGTCAAGGTGTTCAGCCCCGACGTCGCCGTCGACGAGGTCCAGTTCACCCGTCAGGTGGAAGCCATCAGCAGGGTGAGGCACCCGAACCTCGTCATGCTCGTGGGCGCGTGCCCGGAGGCGCGCGCCGTCGTGTACGAGTTCGTGCCGGGCGGGAGCCTGGAGGACCACCTCGACGGCGAAAGcggcgcgccgccgctgccgtggcACGCGCGCTGCGGCGTCGCGTACCGGACGTGCTCCGCGCTGTCCTTCCTCCACTCCACGCGGCCGCGGGCAACGGTGCACGGCGACGTGAGGCTGGCGAACATCCTCGTGGACGAGCAGTACTCCGCGTGCAAGCTGTCCGGCCTCGGAACGCGCGGGCTCGTGGAGCACCCCGGCGACATGACGCTGGCGAGGCCGGCTCTGGCGTACGCGGACCCGCACTACCTTGCCACGGGGGCGCTGACCCCGCAGTGCGACGTGTACTCGCTGGGCATGGTCCTCCTGCGGCTGGTGACCGGGATGCCGGCGTAcctggccaagaaggcggcgcaGGAGGCCGCGGGGGGCAGCAAGGCGTGGCACGAGGTGGCGGACGCGAGCGCGGGAGGCTGGCCGACGGAGCGCGCCAGGGAGGTGGCGCTGCTCGGGCTGAAATGCTGCGACGTGAAGCGGAGGCCGCGCTGCCCGGGCGATCTGCTGGAGGAGGTCCGGGGCGTGCTGGAGACCGCGATGAGCGCTGCACCGAGCAGGTCTTCGTCGTCGCTGTCCGACGGAGAGGGCGGCGCCCCGTCGTACTTCCTCTGCCC
Coding sequences:
- the LOC133920140 gene encoding U-box domain-containing protein 33-like isoform X5 — translated: MQYGARKMRAPRSKKALMVQREANPSCKIWFVYKGNLICTREASEGPHRAESTTSRSPRSSTPDNSRSKSSPRLHSETFSTQESNDPTTSSVDQTPTREDNAMDRNMEDLNHQATVISGSSAVMSELVGAEEEPAAVQSLQEVEEDQETPSADGSDAGKLDDALYKKLKDALMEANNLKHEAYEETRRRQMAERDLAEASKIADDAESSHQREAKHRKEVEKMLARERAEMERDRRELDDILEQIQKVHDRSAELELQITNSESMMSDLEVRLSESYNLLDTLRREGRQGDASSARECMVESLAQDGDQRVGFLRLGYSELDEATKHFDESVRIDDGDGGRGKVYRGDLRNMTVAVKVFSPDVAVDEVQFTRQVEAISRVRHPNLVMLVGACPEARAVVYEFVPGGSLEDHLDGESGAPPLPWHARCGVAYRTCSALSFLHSTRPRATVHGDVRLANILVDEQYSACKLSGLGTRGLVEHPGDMTLARPALAYADPHYLATGALTPQCDVYSLGMVLLRLVTGMPAYLAKKAAQEAAGGSKAWHEVADASAGGWPTERAREVALLGLKCCDVKRRPRCPGDLLEEVRGVLETAMSAAPSRSSSSLSDGEGGAPSYFLCPIFKEVMRDPQIAGDGFTYEAEAITEWLSSGHDTSPMTNLKLPTREVIPNHALRSAIHEWRHRHGHSDRLH
- the LOC133920140 gene encoding U-box domain-containing protein 33-like isoform X1, which encodes MEVGAIGRGDEGELEEVCVFPEQRRGDEEQVVYCAVGKEGAKEWKANLQWVLANVPRSKRLVFVHLHRPASRINMMGAWVPVSQLAEKEVTAYRQLEEERIGKILDDLLDICKSQKVNASKIIIASDDTARGLVQFVDDHGVTELVMGAASDRVYTRKMRAPRSKKALMVQREANPSCKIWFVYKGNLICTREASEGPHRAESTTSRSPRSSTPDNSRSKSSPRLHSETFSTQESNDPTTSSVDQTPTREDNAMDRNMEDLNHQATVISGSSAVMSELVGAEEEPAAVQSLQEVEEDQETPSADGSDAGKLDDALYKKLKDALMEANNLKHEAYEETRRRQMAERDLAEASKIADDAESSHQREAKHRKEVEKMLARERAEMERDRRELDDILEQIQKVHDRSAELELQITNSESMMSDLEVRLSESYNLLDTLRREGRQGDASSARECMVESLAQDGDQRVGFLRLGYSELDEATKHFDESVRIDDGDGGRGKVYRGDLRNMTVAVKVFSPDVAVDEVQFTRQVEAISRVRHPNLVMLVGACPEARAVVYEFVPGGSLEDHLDGESGAPPLPWHARCGVAYRTCSALSFLHSTRPRATVHGDVRLANILVDEQYSACKLSGLGTRGLVEHPGDMTLARPALAYADPHYLATGALTPQCDVYSLGMVLLRLVTGMPAYLAKKAAQEAAGGSKAWHEVADASAGGWPTERAREVALLGLKCCDVKRRPRCPGDLLEEVRGVLETAMSAAPSRSSSSLSDGEGGAPSYFLCPIFKEVMRDPQIAGDGFTYEAEAITEWLSSGHDTSPMTNLKLPTREVIPNHALRSAIHEWRHRHGHSDRLH
- the LOC133920140 gene encoding U-box domain-containing protein 33-like isoform X2; its protein translation is MEGQPAVGARQRPPEQAPRVRAPAPPGLADQHESMRARSSSRATIPLEVLSSSLMIMGSPSSSWALHLIGCTPGMALLWIHTDSDLDVAASAVLLLFLLARCRFVCLVRLNSKREANPSCKIWFVYKGNLICTREASEGPHRAESTTSRSPRSSTPDNSRSKSSPRLHSETFSTQESNDPTTSSVDQTPTREDNAMDRNMEDLNHQATVISGSSAVMSELVGAEEEPAAVQSLQEVEEDQETPSADGSDAGKLDDALYKKLKDALMEANNLKHEAYEETRRRQMAERDLAEASKIADDAESSHQREAKHRKEVEKMLARERAEMERDRRELDDILEQIQKVHDRSAELELQITNSESMMSDLEVRLSESYNLLDTLRREGRQGDASSARECMVESLAQDGDQRVGFLRLGYSELDEATKHFDESVRIDDGDGGRGKVYRGDLRNMTVAVKVFSPDVAVDEVQFTRQVEAISRVRHPNLVMLVGACPEARAVVYEFVPGGSLEDHLDGESGAPPLPWHARCGVAYRTCSALSFLHSTRPRATVHGDVRLANILVDEQYSACKLSGLGTRGLVEHPGDMTLARPALAYADPHYLATGALTPQCDVYSLGMVLLRLVTGMPAYLAKKAAQEAAGGSKAWHEVADASAGGWPTERAREVALLGLKCCDVKRRPRCPGDLLEEVRGVLETAMSAAPSRSSSSLSDGEGGAPSYFLCPIFKEVMRDPQIAGDGFTYEAEAITEWLSSGHDTSPMTNLKLPTREVIPNHALRSAIHEWRHRHGHSDRLH
- the LOC133920140 gene encoding U-box domain-containing protein 33-like isoform X3 — protein: MISWTFAKVKRSMRARSSSRATIPLEVLSSSLMIMGSPSSSWALHLIGCTPGMALLWIHTDSDLDVAASAVLLLFLLARCRFVCLVRLNSKREANPSCKIWFVYKGNLICTREASEGPHRAESTTSRSPRSSTPDNSRSKSSPRLHSETFSTQESNDPTTSSVDQTPTREDNAMDRNMEDLNHQATVISGSSAVMSELVGAEEEPAAVQSLQEVEEDQETPSADGSDAGKLDDALYKKLKDALMEANNLKHEAYEETRRRQMAERDLAEASKIADDAESSHQREAKHRKEVEKMLARERAEMERDRRELDDILEQIQKVHDRSAELELQITNSESMMSDLEVRLSESYNLLDTLRREGRQGDASSARECMVESLAQDGDQRVGFLRLGYSELDEATKHFDESVRIDDGDGGRGKVYRGDLRNMTVAVKVFSPDVAVDEVQFTRQVEAISRVRHPNLVMLVGACPEARAVVYEFVPGGSLEDHLDGESGAPPLPWHARCGVAYRTCSALSFLHSTRPRATVHGDVRLANILVDEQYSACKLSGLGTRGLVEHPGDMTLARPALAYADPHYLATGALTPQCDVYSLGMVLLRLVTGMPAYLAKKAAQEAAGGSKAWHEVADASAGGWPTERAREVALLGLKCCDVKRRPRCPGDLLEEVRGVLETAMSAAPSRSSSSLSDGEGGAPSYFLCPIFKEVMRDPQIAGDGFTYEAEAITEWLSSGHDTSPMTNLKLPTREVIPNHALRSAIHEWRHRHGHSDRLH
- the LOC133920140 gene encoding U-box domain-containing protein 33-like isoform X4, producing MGAASDRVYTRKMRAPRSKKALMVQREANPSCKIWFVYKGNLICTREASEGPHRAESTTSRSPRSSTPDNSRSKSSPRLHSETFSTQESNDPTTSSVDQTPTREDNAMDRNMEDLNHQATVISGSSAVMSELVGAEEEPAAVQSLQEVEEDQETPSADGSDAGKLDDALYKKLKDALMEANNLKHEAYEETRRRQMAERDLAEASKIADDAESSHQREAKHRKEVEKMLARERAEMERDRRELDDILEQIQKVHDRSAELELQITNSESMMSDLEVRLSESYNLLDTLRREGRQGDASSARECMVESLAQDGDQRVGFLRLGYSELDEATKHFDESVRIDDGDGGRGKVYRGDLRNMTVAVKVFSPDVAVDEVQFTRQVEAISRVRHPNLVMLVGACPEARAVVYEFVPGGSLEDHLDGESGAPPLPWHARCGVAYRTCSALSFLHSTRPRATVHGDVRLANILVDEQYSACKLSGLGTRGLVEHPGDMTLARPALAYADPHYLATGALTPQCDVYSLGMVLLRLVTGMPAYLAKKAAQEAAGGSKAWHEVADASAGGWPTERAREVALLGLKCCDVKRRPRCPGDLLEEVRGVLETAMSAAPSRSSSSLSDGEGGAPSYFLCPIFKEVMRDPQIAGDGFTYEAEAITEWLSSGHDTSPMTNLKLPTREVIPNHALRSAIHEWRHRHGHSDRLH